The nucleotide window AGTCCGGAGCAACCCAAAGCACCATTACCTAACTCAAATGAAGCAAACGGTGAGTATGATAATTTGGAGGCACTGGAGGATACAGAGCCCATTCTAGACTTTTCTCAGCTACAAATACCAGATGGCTTCGGAGGTCCAGAGTTTGATGCACAACCAGGTGATATTAGCTCATGGTTTAACATGGACGAGGAAGAAGATTTCGATATCTTGGAGCTTGGAGTGCCAATGGATGATCTTGCAGGGCTGAATATAAAGTTTTGAGGTTACATCTCACTCTTACTCCATCTATATCTGTATAGTCTTGTTGGTTATACTAGTTTACAACTAAAGAAAACCATAAAGGTAGAAGAAAAGTTTTGCTTCCTTGAATGAGATTAGGTCATATAGATTCTTACTTCATCTTCTTAGGGCTTCGTTTTCGTCTTCTTATAACTCTGTTGTAgtgatatatatacaaatatatatatggtctttttcttctttgctCTTTGGTTTTTCTGTTGTTATCATAACCTCAGGACCATTTTACCTTCCTTACTAAAATTCAGTTTCTCTTTCCATTAAGAAAGGTCACTCTATATACTTTATAGCCTCTTACCATCAAATTTTGTTATGTACGTTTTGAACCTCATTGCCCTTATCAGAACCTTATCAGAAGGAATGTAACTCCTTGAAGCAAAATGCCATTTACATATTTAAGTAAACGTAATGAGATCATTGATCCTTAGACACGACCTTTACTTTCTAACCAACACTTGTTCATTATAAGTCTACTCGAATAAAAAGTCACCACTTCAGAACTGTTTCAATGTTTTACCATAATGAGAATGCAAAACTTGGTACAGACAATAATACTAAATCACAATGGCAAAAATTTGACTGTTGCTGTTGCTTGCCTCAAGAATCGGATTCAATCTTTAGCCACAAGTTTCACATACTTGCCATCAACTGTGAATCTGGAGCTCGAGTTCAcctgaaagaaagaaaacagcAAAAATCTCTTAAAGGAAGAAAGAGATTCATTAAACAGGCAGAATGAGATTGACTAACCTTAAGCTCTATTTCCTCACTAACGTCGGATTTGTCTCGAGTAATGCCTGAATCCACAAGAGATTCCAGAACGAGCTTCTTCAGTTTCTTCATCTTCAAAGTTTTATCTTCCTTCTGTATCAAATACAGATTCGTAGATGTGTTTTATATCCCAATAATACTGCAAGTAGTCAACGAGAGAGAATCAATAAGTTGATAGAGATACGTACAGATTTCAAAGCTGATGTGATCAACTTCTTCCAATTGATTTTCTTCTCATGATCCTGCTGCTTCTTGGCTTTCTTCACTTCATTTCCTTTTCCTTCAGTTTGAACTACCTCTCCCTTGTTCTCCGTATCAACTAAAGTGTCGTCAAGCTTTCTCTTTTTCTCAACATGCAAGACAACTgaatcttctttcttctcttccgtAACACCATTAGAAGCATTCTCCGTTGCATCCACCACCACAGGGTTGTCAGATCCCTGTTGTTTAGCATGGAAGCTTTTTGCTTTTCCTCGGTGTTTCTTCCCATCAGCATGGGAAAGCAAAGTCTGCTCGCTAGTAGCACTTGTGTTACATAAGCTGCAACCAGACATAGATAAATCACTACTCAACAACAACATGTACTCATCAAATCTAATAACTCACACCAACAGCAACACATTCTTTGCAAAACAAATCTACATTAACCCTAAAAGAATGTAAAAAATCCTTAACTCAGAGATATAAGGTAGAAAGAAGCCGAGTACCTACAAAACCATGGATACCGATTTGACAAGCCAACCTTAATATCAAAGTCAGGCTGTTGCTTCGAGCCGTCCTTTGGCTTTGCAGGTGTGCCCTTTGACAGCCCTTTTGGACCATACTTCTCCTAAAAcacacaggaaaaaaaaaacatttcttcaATCTCTTTATTACAAGACATAGGCAAAGACCTAAAAAAACCTAAGCCAACTTGTTGTTAAAAGTACTTACAGCCTCGGTAATGCACTGGTTATGTCCTTGTACACTATCTTGTCCAAACGTTTCTCCACAGTCGATGCACGATAACTATATGATTAttagcaacaacaaaaaaagcgAAGAGATTTAACAGAAGAATCAATCAATCATCAAAGAAAGAGGGAGGAGAGACCCTTGAGGCACGGCACGTCCTGAAGTGAGTCGGGAGCTTTGGCTTCTTCAGACTCGCTCCACAGTCCTCGCATTGAAACCAAACCATCCTTCTTCCGATTTAATCGTCCGTCAAATCAAAATCGGAGAAAAGGTTTAAGGTAAGCCAACTGTGTacaaaaattagggttttaaaCATATAAATGAAGAAGAAGGGATGCTTGTTTTTATCGAAGTTGTCAAACAACGCGCTGTTTAGAACTTTAAAAACGACATGGTTTGTTAGTTTCTAAAGGTGCGACGGCATGATTTTCTTCAGAGGTCTGGCAGACTTTTGTTTTAAAGGAGCCCTATTGCATTTGTAGGTTGTTTGTTTGCATTCAACAGGCACAAAGCTgtcttcataaaatatattgcCAACAAGTGCAGAGCAGTATGTCCATCAACATATGTGATTTAGTGTCGTTCCTTCTACTTTCTGACAGTTTTTTGCTGTAACACAGAAGTTAATATCGCAATAATAGCCTAACAACAACTTATTGTTGTTGCTGTGTTTTAGAATCAATGCAGGCTGGAAACCTATATGTTACACAAGCTGTTGTGCAAGTAATGAGCAACCACAACCACAAGGACTCAATGTCCATGACcgaatataaatttgaaattggGAAGTGTCTTTACTAATTCCTCTTGAAAAGAATTTTGTATCATCAACTAAAAACtagttgttttttttctaacaCGGACAAAGTAGTATATGTTTACGTAGAGAATGAGAAAATTAAAAGAGATTACATATCAAACAGGGATGGGATCATTCAAGTCATGTAAACAATCATCACACTAGTCATTAAGCAATATTAAAAAACTGCCCTCAGAAACAACAACCACCTACTACTACTATACAACatggagaaagaaagaaagaagagagcGTGTTAAAGGGAGGGTATGTTTGAGAAGGAGAAACCTTTGTATCCTTTGTATGCGTAGTATGCGATCCGTGTATAGTAAAAGCCCGGGATAAACAGAAGACACCCGAGGACTATGAAGAAGATACCTGTTTCACCGCCACCAATCAATCATACAacaacaaagaaagaaagaagccAAGTCATGGTGTATACAACTCAACTCCAGTGTTTGTTaaatgagagacaaagtcataaAGAAGCCAAGAAATG belongs to Brassica rapa cultivar Chiifu-401-42 chromosome A07, CAAS_Brap_v3.01, whole genome shotgun sequence and includes:
- the LOC103828305 gene encoding UBP1-associated proteins 1C isoform X2, yielding MVWFQCEDCGASLKKPKLPTHFRTCRASRLSCIDCGETFGQDSVQGHNQCITEAEKYGPKGLSKGTPAKPKDGSKQQPDFDIKVGLSNRYPWFCSLCNTSATSEQTLLSHADGKKHRGKAKSFHAKQQGSDNPVVVDATENASNGVTEEKKEDSVVLHVEKKRKLDDTLVDTENKGEVVQTEGKGNEVKKAKKQQDHEKKINWKKLITSALKSEDKTLKMKKLKKLVLESLVDSGITRDKSDVSEEIELKVNSSSRFTVDGKYVKLVAKD
- the LOC103828305 gene encoding UBP1-associated proteins 1C isoform X1, which encodes MVWFQCEDCGASLKKPKLPTHFRTCRASRLSCIDCGETFGQDSVQGHNQCITEAEKYGPKGLSKGTPAKPKDGSKQQPDFDIKVGLSNRYPWFCSLCNTSATSEQTLLSHADGKKHRGKAKSFHAKQQGSDNPVVVDATENASNGVTEEKKEDSVVLHVEKKRKLDDTLVDTENKGEVVQTEGKGNEVKKAKKQQDHEKKINWKKLITSALKSKEDKTLKMKKLKKLVLESLVDSGITRDKSDVSEEIELKVNSSSRFTVDGKYVKLVAKD